TGATAGAAAATTTTTTGATTGAGAAATTTATTTTTAAGTTGTTGAAGCTTTTGTGGTTTAATAATAATTCCAACATCATCTGTGTCAAATGTAAGATTATTTACGGCTGTCATAAGTTGATCAAAAGAGTCTAATTTTTTGGCTTCCATTTTTTTAATAACTTTGATGAGTTCAAAAAAAGCCAAACCAACGCAATCTGCAGTTAAAGATAAAATTAAATCCTTTTTTTCCAATAAAAGCTTATCATCAATATGAGTTTTATCGCCCCCTGAGAGAAGAATAAATGTTCTATTGAGAGAAAATTTTTTTAGTTTAATTAAATTTATATCAGATATTTTTTGAGATGCTGATTTATTAGCGCTTAGGGATAATGGGTGAGTGTTTTTGAGATCATTCCAAAAATATTGATCATGGCCAATTACAGATACATGATGAATTGGGCATTTATTTAAAAATAATTTATGTATTTTCCCTGGAGCGGTTAAATTTAAAGGCATAAAAAACTCCTATTAAATAAATATTTAAATTCTCATAAATAATTATAATATAGCTTTTAAAAAAATTGAAGCAAACCAAAACTAAAGCCATAAGTGTTAAAGGGATTGAGCGTATAGGCTAAATCAAACCTGAGCGCAACTCTGTTTACTTTTAATGGAATTATTCTAATACCTGTTCCAATACTTAAGCCTATCTTGTTAGAGAATAGCTCATTGAGGTTTGTGCTTGCATATCCTGCGTCAGAAAACAATGCATGCTGAATTGCAATGTACTGATTTATATAACTTGGTATGCGAAGTTCGATGTTGCTAAACCAACTAAAATTTCCTGAAAACTCGCCATCATAAAATCCGCGAATTTTGTCGAGGCCTCCAATATAATAATGCATTGTTTCAATTTCGCTTGTGTTTATGCTTATATTAGCACGAATTGCGAGATAAGATTGGCTTGGAAGAGGAATGTGAAAAGAGCCAATTTTTAAGTTTGAATTATAGTAAAGTAAGTTATTATTAATGGCATTGTAATTATTTGTTAATTCTTTAGCTATTCCAACAGTTGTATCAAAAATAGTTGTTAAAACTAAACCATCAGACTTTAAATTATCATGATTAATTTTTCCAATAGTCAGCCTTGTTTGTAAAGAAAAAGCATCAATTTTTTTTGGAAAATTAAAATTGTTTACTTTATTAGTTGTATTTTCAGATTCAGAAAGTCCTTTTTCATCTGTATAAATACTTGTGTATACAAATCCTAATCCAAGCATAAAAGAAGGATTTATTTTAAAATCAGAAAACATATTAATATTATTTTTATGATTTGTAAAAGATCCTATAACCTTTCTTTGCTCGTTATATTTTTTAAAAACGTTGTTTTCAAGTGTTAGGTAAGTAACTATGTTAAATGGATAACCAAATACATTAGGGTTTCTAAAAAATAAATACGTCGAACAATTTTGACTTTTGCAGCCATATGTAAAATTTAGTGTATAGAATCTGCCAATAAAATTGGTATCAAACATTCCTAAAAGATAATAAGAAACTCCACCACCAGATCCAAAAAGAACATAAGGTAATAAAGTCCATTTTTCATCAAATTCTAAGACAATATCGATTTTTTGGGGATTATCAATAGATTTATATATTTTATATTGAATTGATAAAAAAATTTGCAAATTTTTTAAATTTTGTATTGAATTTTTTATTTTTTGATTTGTAAATGTCTCTCCTTCTTTAAAGTCGAAATTCAATAAAATAATATCATCACTGGTTCTATTGTTACCTTCTGTTTTAATAGAATTTATAGTTAAACCTTCTGCTTCTTCTGTAGTAAGTGTTTTTTGAAGAAAATTTTTGTTAGTCTCGTTGTATTCTGTAGCAAAAGTATTAAAATTAAAAGTTAACAATAAAAAAAATATTTTAATTATTACTTGTAATTTACGGTTTAGGATTTTATATATATAAATTAAAGACACAGTTTGTAATTATTACCTTAAGTTTTTACTACTAAAAAATTAAGCATAGCCTCTTCACTAAATTTTATGATATCATCGTAATTTTGAAAAACGCTTTCATCAAATAACCATTGTAAGGCTATTCCATCGATCATTGCAATAATCATACTTGCATATTGATTTGCATCACCATTACGAAATACGCCAAGATTTATGCCATGTTGAATTATCATAGCAATTGAATTTCTAAATTTTGCATAATGGCTAGCAACTTCTTGACGCACTTTTTCTTTTTGATCGATTAATGTCCAAAAATCCATGTTTATTCTATAATATTCTCGTTTATTTTGCACAACACTTGCGCACATCCATACTGCATTAGAAAGACGAGTTACGGGATCTGAGTTGATTTCTGTTGATTGCAGCAGTTTTTCAATATCACTACTAACATGATCTAAGACAGTCATCATTAAATCTTCTTTATTTAAAAAATAGTAATGAATAATTCCTTTTGATACATCGGCAACTTTAGCAACATCTTGCATTGAAAAATTGCTATATCCGTAACGAGTGATACATTCTATAGTTGCATTAATGATTTGAATTTTTCTTTCTGATGCGAGGTCGGAGCGGCTCATAATTTTAATTCCTGTATTTATCGTCAAATTCATATCTGGGAAGAACTGTGCGTCTTCCAAGAACCGAAATAGCTTAAGATGAAAGTATCGTGAGTCAAGTAAGTCAATAACATTTAAAGGAACTTAAGGTTTAAGGAAAGACATATGTACGATTTGCTTCAAGTCATGCAGCAAGATGGGTACCTGTCTTCAGGAGAACTTATTGCCTTAAGAAAAACTTGCAAAGAACTTGGCGAAAATCCTGTTCGTATTTTGCGTTCATTAAATATCGCTTCGCCAGAACAAATTCAAGAATATCTACAAAGGTATTTTCGAGTCAACGCATTGGGCAATCAAGCAATTTCAAAACTTGATGAAAGTTATCAAGCCTATGTTCCTATAGATCTTGCAATCCATTACAGTTGCTTTGGATTAGGAGAAGAAAATTCTGCAATATATATTGCGATGGAAGACCCTTCCGATAGGGGGGCAATTCAACAATTGCGATTTTTTTTAAATAAAAGAATCATTGCGATTGCGGCAACTGTATATCAGCTTGCAGAAGGTCTTTCTAGAATTTACAGAGTCAGTATCCCAAATTTAAAATTGACAACAGTCATTGAGCGTTCTCGGGGAGTTATTGGTGGATTGCGCTATGAGATCCCAATAGAAAGCCAATCTTTTAGCGTCAATAACAATGTTGCAGGAAATAATTTATCTCCTGATATGACTGCAGAAGTTGAAGATTTTGCAGAGTCAAGTATGCCGATACCAACTAAAAAATTGCAAAAACCACGCAATAATTCAAATGAAGAACCCTCTGCAGAAATTTCTGCCCCAGATTTAAATACTCCTGATTTATTTAATACACCATCT
This region of Spirobacillus cienkowskii genomic DNA includes:
- a CDS encoding POTRA domain-containing protein, whose protein sequence is MSLIYIYKILNRKLQVIIKIFFLLLTFNFNTFATEYNETNKNFLQKTLTTEEAEGLTINSIKTEGNNRTSDDIILLNFDFKEGETFTNQKIKNSIQNLKNLQIFLSIQYKIYKSIDNPQKIDIVLEFDEKWTLLPYVLFGSGGGVSYYLLGMFDTNFIGRFYTLNFTYGCKSQNCSTYLFFRNPNVFGYPFNIVTYLTLENNVFKKYNEQRKVIGSFTNHKNNINMFSDFKINPSFMLGLGFVYTSIYTDEKGLSESENTTNKVNNFNFPKKIDAFSLQTRLTIGKINHDNLKSDGLVLTTIFDTTVGIAKELTNNYNAINNNLLYYNSNLKIGSFHIPLPSQSYLAIRANISINTSEIETMHYYIGGLDKIRGFYDGEFSGNFSWFSNIELRIPSYINQYIAIQHALFSDAGYASTNLNELFSNKIGLSIGTGIRIIPLKVNRVALRFDLAYTLNPFNTYGFSFGLLQFF
- a CDS encoding TetR/AcrR family transcriptional regulator, translated to MSRSDLASERKIQIINATIECITRYGYSNFSMQDVAKVADVSKGIIHYYFLNKEDLMMTVLDHVSSDIEKLLQSTEINSDPVTRLSNAVWMCASVVQNKREYYRINMDFWTLIDQKEKVRQEVASHYAKFRNSIAMIIQHGINLGVFRNGDANQYASMIIAMIDGIALQWLFDESVFQNYDDIIKFSEEAMLNFLVVKT